Proteins co-encoded in one Pithys albifrons albifrons isolate INPA30051 chromosome 14, PitAlb_v1, whole genome shotgun sequence genomic window:
- the GDPD2 gene encoding glycerophosphoinositol inositolphosphodiesterase GDPD2 isoform X2 — MADPPGCCAACATCLLCPYSCQWITAKKEKRKGLRTTKCDCCWFLFLFCVFLATLVWLYFAIIILNDLHNFNEFIFKQGKLWFDWSLVLLIATAVLITYSSALLVLALCLQLCGQPLKLHWLHKILLILTALVVAAAFTGLGIKWAEEWRSAQISLQATGPFLHIGVVGGMTLLAWPLASFIYRTRNTGLKVFLLLVYCTVMIAVYLAPLGITSPCIMEENQLPPKPALVGHRGAPMLAPENTLMSLHKAVDCDVQVFETDVMVSADGVPFLMHDDTLTRTTNVQAVFPERAALNSTAFNWTDLQQLDAGSWFLERKPFPTVESLSDGDREQATKQRIPSLGQALEAAKQSNISIMFDLRPENHSDYQNFVNATLGVILQSGIPLQQVLWLPDGFREQVKQQAPGVQQVYGRKRLQNEKEPLLHVNLPYQDMSSEEIRQYRQDNISVNLYVVNKPWLFSVLWCSGVSSVTTNACQVLKEMKHPIWLFPSSTYLMIWMVVDCVSFLIILWAFFLLKKCSHRRRTAGECAQEESSPPSEQGCACGILPDRQAAFSSQT; from the exons ATGGCAGACCCccctggctgctgtgctgcctgtgccacctgcctgctctgcccctaCAGCTGCCAGTGGATCACTGCcaagaaggagaagaggaagggcCTGAGAACCACCAAG TGTGACTGCTGCTggttccttttcctcttctgcgTCTTCCTCGCCACACTGGTGTGGCTCTACTTTGCTATCATCATCCTCAATGATCTCCATAACTTCAATGA GTTCATCTTCAAGCAGGGGAAGTTGTGGTTTGACTGGTCTCTGGTCCTGCTCATAGCTACGGCGGTGCTGATCACCTACTCATCTGCACTGCTG GTCCTTGCTTTGTGCTTGCAGCTCTGTGGCCAGCCCTTGAAGCTACACTGGCTGCACAAG ATCCTGCTGATTCTAACTGCCCTGGTGGTGGCTGCAGCCTTCACAGGACTGGGAATAAAGTGGGCGGAGGAATGGAGAAGTGCACAGATCTCCCTGCAG GCAACAGGTCCCTTCCTGCACATTGGAGTCGTGGGGGGAATGACACTCCTTGCCTGGCCACTGGCCAGCTTCATCTACCGCACCCGCAACACAG gtCTCAAGGTGTTTCTGCTGCTTGTGTACTGCACAGTGATGATTGCAGTATATCTGGCTCCCCTGGGAATCACCTCCCCTTGCATCATGGAGGAGAACCAGCTGCCTCCCAAGCCCGCCCTTGTTGGCCATCGAGGAGCACCCATG CTGGCCCCTGAGAACACTCTCATGTCATTGCACAAGGCGGTGGACTGTGATGTGCAAGTCTTTGAGACAGACGTCATGGTGAG TGCTGATGGGGTTCCATTCCTCATGCATGATGACACGCTCACCAGGACCACAAATGTGCAGGCTGTGTTCCCTGAGAGGGCTGCCCTGAACAGCACTGCCTTCAACTGGACAGATCTCCAGCAGCTGGATGCTGGCAGCTGGTTTCTGGAG CGGAAGCCATTTCCCACTGTGGAGAGTCTTTCCGATGGTGACCGCGAGCAGGCAACTAAACAGAGGatcccatccctgggacaggCACTCGAGGCAGCCAAGCAGAGCAATATCTCCATCATGTTCGACCTCCGGCCTGAGAACCACAGTGACTACCAGAACTTTGTCAATGCCACCCTGGGAGTGATCTTACAGTCAGGCATCCCTCTACAGCAG GTCCTCTGGCTTCCAGACGGGTTCAGGGAACAGGTCAAACAGCAAGCCCCAGGTGTTCAGCAAGTCTATGGCCGGAAGAGACTCCAGAATGAGAAGGAGCCACTGCTGCATGTCAACCTGCCCTACCAGGACATGAGCTCTGAGGAGATCAG GCAGTACCGCCAGGACAACATCTCTGTCAACTTGTATGTGGTGAACAAGCCCTGGctcttctctgtgctgtggtgcTCTGGGGTGAGCTCTGTCACCACCAATGCCTGCCAGGTGCTGAAGGAAATGAAACACCCCATCTGGCTGTTT cccagcagcacatATCTCATGATATGGATGGTTGTGGACTGCGTTTCCTTCCTTATCATCCTCTGGGCCTTCTTCTTGCTGAA GAAATGCTCCCACAGAAGACGGACAGCGGGTGAGTGCGCACAAGAGGAGAGCTCCCCTCCCTCAGAGCaaggctgtgcctgtgggatTCTCCCTGACAGACAGGCAGCTTTCTCCAGCCAAACATGA
- the GDPD2 gene encoding glycerophosphoinositol inositolphosphodiesterase GDPD2 isoform X1 yields the protein MADPPGCCAACATCLLCPYSCQWITAKKEKRKGLRTTKCDCCWFLFLFCVFLATLVWLYFAIIILNDLHNFNEFIFKQGKLWFDWSLVLLIATAVLITYSSALLVLALCLQLCGQPLKLHWLHKILLILTALVVAAAFTGLGIKWAEEWRSAQISLQATGPFLHIGVVGGMTLLAWPLASFIYRTRNTGLKVFLLLVYCTVMIAVYLAPLGITSPCIMEENQLPPKPALVGHRGAPMLAPENTLMSLHKAVDCDVQVFETDVMVSADGVPFLMHDDTLTRTTNVQAVFPERAALNSTAFNWTDLQQLDAGSWFLERKPFPTVESLSDGDREQATKQRIPSLGQALEAAKQSNISIMFDLRPENHSDYQNFVNATLGVILQSGIPLQQVLWLPDGFREQVKQQAPGVQQVYGRKRLQNEKEPLLHVNLPYQDMSSEEIRQYRQDNISVNLYVVNKPWLFSVLWCSGVSSVTTNACQVLKEMKHPIWLFPSSTYLMIWMVVDCVSFLIILWAFFLLKKCSHRRRTAESETDVLLTKINSLMQE from the exons ATGGCAGACCCccctggctgctgtgctgcctgtgccacctgcctgctctgcccctaCAGCTGCCAGTGGATCACTGCcaagaaggagaagaggaagggcCTGAGAACCACCAAG TGTGACTGCTGCTggttccttttcctcttctgcgTCTTCCTCGCCACACTGGTGTGGCTCTACTTTGCTATCATCATCCTCAATGATCTCCATAACTTCAATGA GTTCATCTTCAAGCAGGGGAAGTTGTGGTTTGACTGGTCTCTGGTCCTGCTCATAGCTACGGCGGTGCTGATCACCTACTCATCTGCACTGCTG GTCCTTGCTTTGTGCTTGCAGCTCTGTGGCCAGCCCTTGAAGCTACACTGGCTGCACAAG ATCCTGCTGATTCTAACTGCCCTGGTGGTGGCTGCAGCCTTCACAGGACTGGGAATAAAGTGGGCGGAGGAATGGAGAAGTGCACAGATCTCCCTGCAG GCAACAGGTCCCTTCCTGCACATTGGAGTCGTGGGGGGAATGACACTCCTTGCCTGGCCACTGGCCAGCTTCATCTACCGCACCCGCAACACAG gtCTCAAGGTGTTTCTGCTGCTTGTGTACTGCACAGTGATGATTGCAGTATATCTGGCTCCCCTGGGAATCACCTCCCCTTGCATCATGGAGGAGAACCAGCTGCCTCCCAAGCCCGCCCTTGTTGGCCATCGAGGAGCACCCATG CTGGCCCCTGAGAACACTCTCATGTCATTGCACAAGGCGGTGGACTGTGATGTGCAAGTCTTTGAGACAGACGTCATGGTGAG TGCTGATGGGGTTCCATTCCTCATGCATGATGACACGCTCACCAGGACCACAAATGTGCAGGCTGTGTTCCCTGAGAGGGCTGCCCTGAACAGCACTGCCTTCAACTGGACAGATCTCCAGCAGCTGGATGCTGGCAGCTGGTTTCTGGAG CGGAAGCCATTTCCCACTGTGGAGAGTCTTTCCGATGGTGACCGCGAGCAGGCAACTAAACAGAGGatcccatccctgggacaggCACTCGAGGCAGCCAAGCAGAGCAATATCTCCATCATGTTCGACCTCCGGCCTGAGAACCACAGTGACTACCAGAACTTTGTCAATGCCACCCTGGGAGTGATCTTACAGTCAGGCATCCCTCTACAGCAG GTCCTCTGGCTTCCAGACGGGTTCAGGGAACAGGTCAAACAGCAAGCCCCAGGTGTTCAGCAAGTCTATGGCCGGAAGAGACTCCAGAATGAGAAGGAGCCACTGCTGCATGTCAACCTGCCCTACCAGGACATGAGCTCTGAGGAGATCAG GCAGTACCGCCAGGACAACATCTCTGTCAACTTGTATGTGGTGAACAAGCCCTGGctcttctctgtgctgtggtgcTCTGGGGTGAGCTCTGTCACCACCAATGCCTGCCAGGTGCTGAAGGAAATGAAACACCCCATCTGGCTGTTT cccagcagcacatATCTCATGATATGGATGGTTGTGGACTGCGTTTCCTTCCTTATCATCCTCTGGGCCTTCTTCTTGCTGAA GAAATGCTCCCACAGAAGACGGACAGCGG aGTCTGAGACGGATGTGCTGCTCACAAAGATCAACAGCTTGATGCAAGAGTGA